The Gammaproteobacteria bacterium region GCGACGTTGACGTTGCCGTCGGCAAACGCGGTCTGCAATTGGATTTCCAGAAACACGCGCACCAGATTGGGCTGCCAGCGGCAGGCGCGGCGAAAGCGATCCAGCGCGGCGTCGAGCTCGAAATCATCACGCTTGCCGCGATTAAAGCACGCAATGGCCTCCTCACGCGCCTGTGCGGACAGCGACATGCGCGCCATAAGCGCCTCGGCGACGCCGATTTCGGCCTGCGTCACCGCGCCATCGGCCTTGCTCAAGTGGCCCATGACGCTGAACGTGGTCTCGAAAAAGACATGCTGAATCGAGGTCGTGCCGCCGGCCCCCGCGCGCGGCGTCGCACGCGCGCGGTCTACCCAGTAGCCCGCCACAAGGCCGAGCGCGGCGCCCCAGATACCCGCGGCCAGGTATCCGAACAACGTCATTACAATCCTGCCAGTCCAGGTCATGCTATGCGGGGATCCCTCGAAGTGAATTGATAAAGGCTGTGAAAATCAGGACGTGTAGTGTAGTGCAACCCGGCGCCGCGGACAGGCCGACGCTATGCGGCCAGCATCGCAACACATCTTTGGTCAGCAGCCGCTGCTTCTGAATGGACGCTTTCAGCGGTCCCCTGCATTGGCGAGTGCGGACCGGTGACTGCTACCCTCCGGCCCGATGACCGGCAATGCGGCGTGTATCCTGTATTGCGGAAAGCTCGCGCGGCCGGCGCTCGTGGCTGGGCGGCACGCCGAAAAGATCCCGGTAGCACTTGCTGAAGTGCGGAGCGGAAACGAAACCGCAGGCCAAGGTTACATCCGCGATCGGCATGGTGGTCTGCAACAGAAACTGCCGCGCGCGCGTCAGCC contains the following coding sequences:
- the djlA gene encoding co-chaperone DjlA, which translates into the protein MTLFGYLAAGIWGAALGLVAGYWVDRARATPRAGAGGTTSIQHVFFETTFSVMGHLSKADGAVTQAEIGVAEALMARMSLSAQAREEAIACFNRGKRDDFELDAALDRFRRACRWQPNLVRVFLEIQLQTAFADGNVNVAERGLLLRIAERLGLTQQEFARLEALLRGWYARGRGAPADRDTLEDA